A part of Papaver somniferum cultivar HN1 unplaced genomic scaffold, ASM357369v1 unplaced-scaffold_118, whole genome shotgun sequence genomic DNA contains:
- the LOC113330646 gene encoding uncharacterized protein LOC113330646, protein MLARMKQRTSSNNNNGGYSDFSEKEYEIADILIQLPQLILNSELNYLIQLSWGAKRKRTDIFRTPSSSTVSPTSPSTHLSHLYNRNQSLPPPPFSKVDVISSPNTPLSFLPQSDSDSKPNKSLKKKVPKKKTVEEWRDKLLEVQDGNHTLKKGVETVTEHFNALKAQNLKLKSILSKRSNGLQELDLFVKEEPITAPAQQQEHQVIGVGEEPRFVYQQQETPFQFIDLKPQFGDESLRYLQPQIIMGQQHLGPSGIPDLNFVANLDEHEIVGHDIRYTNNTMGGMYQPFDDLRKKELTGAARKRRYEKGKMKKSAKPRLEFRL, encoded by the exons ATGCTGGCGAGAATGAAACAGAGGACATCCAGTAATAACAACAATGGCGGCTATTCAGATTTTTCTGAGAAGGAATATGAAATTGCAGACATCTTGATTCAACTTCCTCAACTTATCTTAAACTCAGAGTTGAATTATCTTATACAGTTGTCATGGGGTGCTAAGAGAAAAAGAACTGATATCTTTAGAACACCATCGTCATCTACTGTTTCACCAACTTCTCCATCAACTCATCTTAGTCACTTGTATAATCGTAATCAGTCATTGCCGCCACCACCATTTTCTAAGGTCGATGTTATCAGTAGCCCTAATACCCCTCTTTCATTCCTTCCTCAAAGTGATTCAGATTCAAAACCTAATAAATCTCTTAAGAAAAAAGTTCCCAAAAAAAAG ACGGTTGAAGAATGGAGAGACAAGTTATTGGAGGTTCAAGACGGGAATCACACGCTTAAGAAG GGAGTTGAAACCGTGACGGAACATTTCAATGCACTTAAAGCTCAAAACTTGAAATTGAAATCAATCTTAAGCAAGAGGAGTAATGGTTTACAAGAACTGGATCTTTTTGTTAAAGAAGAACCAATTACAGCACCAGCACAACAACAAGAGCATCAAGTTATTGGAGTGGGGGAAGAACCAAGATTTGTCTATCAACAACAAGAAACACCATTTCAATTCATTGATTTAAAACCCCAATTTGGGGATGAAAGTTTAAGATATCTACAACCCCAAATTATAATGGGTCAACAACATCTGGGTCCATCGGGTATACCTGATTTAAATTTTGTTGCAAATCTTGATGAACATGAGATAGTAGGTCATGATATTAGGTATACTAACAATACAATGGGTGGAATGTATCAGCCGTTTGATGATTTAAGGAAGAAAGAACTAACAGGTGCAGCGAGAAAGAGAAGGTATGAAAAGGGTAAAATGAAGAAGTCTGCTAAGCCACGTCTGGAGTTTAGACTGTAG